In a genomic window of Candidatus Tumulicola sp.:
- a CDS encoding TRIC cation channel family protein, with the protein MSAQQFQLPAFFDIGATFIWAITGAGLGVRKGYDVTGVFVMAFVSALGGGLLRDGIFLQHGPPEAVRQPAYLLTVVVGAIAGGWIAIRAGGRTPSARFTAMTSLVDAVGLGAYTCVGAQMSLVAGLSYPAAIFIGVVNGCGGGLLRDVLVNEIWMLPGQLLAVVAFAGALVFCGIAGLTHAGVETAAWIAIALTTAIRLLAIRFDWRTKALLPKTTSSLPPR; encoded by the coding sequence GTGAGCGCGCAGCAGTTCCAACTGCCGGCGTTTTTCGATATCGGCGCGACGTTTATTTGGGCGATCACCGGTGCCGGTTTGGGCGTTCGCAAGGGGTACGACGTCACCGGCGTGTTCGTTATGGCATTCGTTTCGGCGTTAGGCGGCGGTCTGTTACGTGACGGCATTTTCTTGCAGCACGGCCCTCCCGAAGCCGTGCGCCAGCCAGCGTACCTATTGACCGTAGTGGTCGGCGCGATCGCTGGAGGCTGGATCGCCATACGAGCCGGCGGACGGACGCCGTCGGCACGTTTTACCGCGATGACGTCGCTGGTCGACGCGGTCGGTTTGGGCGCGTACACATGCGTCGGCGCGCAGATGTCGCTGGTAGCCGGACTCAGTTATCCGGCGGCCATCTTCATCGGTGTAGTCAATGGTTGCGGCGGCGGTCTATTGCGGGACGTGCTGGTCAACGAAATTTGGATGTTGCCCGGACAACTGCTTGCAGTGGTCGCCTTCGCCGGCGCGCTGGTGTTTTGCGGAATCGCCGGCTTGACACATGCCGGCGTCGAGACCGCGGCGTGGATCGCGATCGCGCTAACGACCGCGATCCGGTTGCTCGCAATCCGATTCGATTGGCGAACCAAAGCGCTGCTCCCGAAGACGACCAGCTCGTTACCGCCGCGCTAA
- a CDS encoding TIGR01777 family oxidoreductase, with protein sequence MTGSTGFIGNALRRHAHARGWVVRPISRDPRPADVENLDAVVHLAGEPIDGRWTPAKKDAIVRSRVDTTHKLVEAMGRATHSPKALIAASAVGFYGDRGIEPLDERSAHGTGFLAAVCVAWEREASRASALGIRTVILRTAVVLGRDGGALPRMAAPFRYGAGGPLGSGRQFVPWIHIDDLCALYLAAIEKGWSGAFNAVAPDYATSARLSQAIGAAIRRPALAWAPSPILRLVLGEFATTLLASQLVLPSRAQAAGFEWVHTRLESAVQSLLAPSRQSRLVRTLRRRQTIHAPIADVFAFFARAENLEAITPPALRFELESQSGNLAAGSSIRYRLRLHGVPFGWITLIAKWQPPHEFVDVQLRGPYALWEHRHTFEVRDGATIMHDAVDYALPLYPFSTIVEGFVRRDVEAIFDFRARIIRQRFGAA encoded by the coding sequence ATGACCGGATCGACGGGATTCATAGGAAACGCCCTACGCCGGCACGCCCACGCTCGCGGCTGGGTCGTGCGGCCGATCTCGCGCGATCCGCGACCGGCCGACGTCGAAAACCTCGATGCGGTCGTCCACCTGGCCGGCGAGCCGATCGACGGCCGATGGACTCCGGCCAAGAAAGATGCGATCGTACGGTCGCGCGTCGATACCACCCACAAGTTGGTCGAAGCGATGGGCCGCGCGACGCACTCGCCAAAGGCGCTGATCGCAGCGTCGGCCGTGGGCTTCTACGGCGACCGCGGAATCGAACCGCTGGACGAACGCTCCGCGCACGGTACGGGATTTCTCGCGGCCGTTTGCGTTGCGTGGGAACGCGAGGCGTCGCGAGCGAGCGCGCTTGGCATTCGCACGGTCATTCTTCGTACCGCGGTCGTGCTCGGTCGCGACGGTGGCGCGCTCCCGCGTATGGCCGCCCCGTTCCGTTACGGCGCAGGTGGGCCACTCGGCAGCGGTCGTCAGTTCGTGCCGTGGATTCACATCGACGATCTCTGCGCGCTCTATCTCGCCGCCATCGAAAAGGGTTGGAGCGGCGCGTTCAATGCGGTTGCGCCCGACTACGCAACCTCGGCAAGATTATCCCAAGCGATCGGTGCCGCGATTCGCCGCCCCGCCTTGGCGTGGGCGCCGTCACCAATTCTTCGGCTCGTACTGGGCGAGTTCGCGACGACGTTGCTGGCGAGTCAGTTGGTGTTGCCGTCGCGAGCGCAAGCGGCGGGATTCGAATGGGTGCACACACGGCTCGAGTCGGCCGTTCAATCGCTCTTGGCCCCGTCGCGACAAAGCCGGCTCGTCCGCACGCTACGTCGCCGGCAGACGATTCACGCCCCGATCGCCGACGTGTTCGCCTTCTTCGCTCGTGCAGAAAATCTCGAGGCGATCACACCGCCTGCGCTGCGATTCGAATTAGAATCCCAATCGGGCAATCTCGCGGCGGGTAGTTCGATTCGCTATCGCCTGCGATTGCACGGCGTCCCATTTGGATGGATCACGCTGATCGCAAAGTGGCAGCCGCCCCACGAGTTCGTCGACGTGCAGTTGCGCGGTCCGTACGCTCTATGGGAACACCGGCACACGTTCGAAGTGCGTGACGGCGCGACCATCATGCACGACGCAGTCGATTACGCGTTACCGTTGTATCCGTTCTCAACGATCGTCGAAGGCTTCGTGCGGCGAGACGTCGAGGCGATTTTCGATTTTCGTGCGCGCATCATTCGGCAGCGGTTCGGAGCGGCATAA
- a CDS encoding AAA family ATPase, with protein sequence MIPAIRPGQTFVGRRDELDFLQEAFERASEGRPSFVPVEGDAGIGKSRLIDEFTAALGDGATVARGWCSEQVRSPYLPFFAMLSAVDQRAAARAFDPHRDRGDIEDKAAFLAASAGILQRVAQKKPLVAVVEDVQWADSGTLELLSYLMHGLGEARVLVLVSMRTEDAATNAGLAAFRLHATRSRVATIRLRGLSRNEIRCLVTARLAHRLPNAGVVGQIERLSEGNPLFAEELSNIAEDGRLNLATDSPVSVDAVLSQRFAPLSERDRSLLVRAAIVGREFDAAFVANIAGVTIETALETLQRAVEAHVVVTDSVNPNGFRFRHALIRQALADRLVVGLAAPLHARIAAALEASDPSNVAALAYHWSKARVADKARAYNERAGESAWNVYAYRDAIGFYASALQWEYPAGEERAAAFERFGTLLYIEGCGEEPASWFDRGRQEWEAAGDYVAAARALLRTADQHWVDARTDESMAAARTAVERLAPLQRPAEALEAHLSLARFAITLGDAATAHVELQAAHGLGGSLEIPANASFYEIRAEAGAALGNSATALLDCATASRLAQAGRNSEAIVQIENNCALVAAELGAIPAAIRRHEIALAEARRTSMPWRIAYSALNFAQTLTLSGDLRRARTVAWEAIESGVTTATFRTKAAAVGIPLALLLNDRRLLDACARDEALELARRSGEVQRISAVGAAFAELRSAQGALEEARRIVRDTIAAIETIGTPHRCVALVLHVIANGGQVERDWAGAALQRSWTRPAVLRACRLMLHAAVEPSGSPRAARSASSAAAQFGRLGWNLARARALEMAGNAGSAYAAYVAMGDVRDADRLAPVACDESKSRADSLSPRQRQIAELVAEGVTNRVIAQRLNISEHTVEHHLSSIFARLGLRSRAALAARVGRLPPQ encoded by the coding sequence ATGATTCCGGCCATCCGTCCGGGGCAAACGTTCGTCGGACGCCGCGACGAACTCGACTTTTTACAAGAAGCGTTCGAACGCGCGAGCGAGGGACGCCCAAGTTTCGTTCCGGTGGAAGGCGACGCCGGCATCGGCAAATCGCGTTTGATCGATGAGTTCACTGCCGCGTTGGGCGATGGCGCGACGGTAGCACGCGGTTGGTGCAGCGAGCAAGTCCGAAGCCCGTATCTCCCGTTTTTCGCGATGCTCTCGGCGGTCGACCAACGCGCCGCCGCACGCGCCTTCGATCCGCATCGGGATCGCGGCGACATTGAGGATAAAGCCGCTTTCTTAGCCGCCAGCGCCGGCATCCTACAACGCGTCGCGCAAAAAAAGCCGCTCGTCGCCGTGGTCGAGGACGTTCAGTGGGCCGACTCCGGTACGCTCGAATTGCTGTCGTATTTAATGCACGGACTCGGCGAAGCGCGCGTGTTGGTATTGGTGTCGATGCGCACCGAAGACGCGGCGACCAACGCCGGCCTCGCGGCATTTCGTTTGCACGCGACGCGCAGCCGCGTGGCGACGATTCGCTTGCGCGGCCTTTCGCGCAACGAGATTCGTTGTTTAGTAACGGCGCGTCTCGCGCATCGTTTGCCGAATGCCGGCGTCGTCGGACAGATCGAGCGGCTCTCCGAAGGCAATCCGCTTTTTGCCGAAGAGCTTTCGAACATCGCCGAAGACGGGCGCTTGAATCTCGCCACGGATTCGCCGGTGTCGGTCGACGCCGTGCTCAGCCAACGCTTTGCCCCGCTCTCAGAACGCGACCGCTCGTTGTTGGTTCGAGCGGCGATCGTCGGTCGCGAGTTCGACGCCGCTTTCGTCGCCAACATCGCGGGCGTCACGATCGAGACAGCGCTGGAGACGTTGCAACGAGCCGTCGAGGCGCATGTCGTGGTGACCGATTCCGTTAACCCGAACGGTTTCCGATTTCGGCATGCGTTGATCCGTCAAGCGTTGGCCGATCGACTGGTGGTCGGTTTGGCCGCTCCGTTGCACGCGCGCATCGCGGCAGCGCTCGAAGCATCCGATCCGTCGAACGTGGCCGCCCTCGCCTACCATTGGTCGAAGGCGCGCGTTGCCGATAAGGCGCGCGCGTATAACGAACGCGCCGGAGAATCCGCCTGGAACGTGTATGCGTATCGCGACGCGATCGGCTTCTACGCGAGTGCCTTACAATGGGAATATCCGGCGGGCGAAGAACGCGCGGCAGCGTTCGAACGCTTCGGCACATTGCTGTACATCGAGGGCTGTGGTGAGGAGCCGGCCTCATGGTTCGATCGCGGACGCCAGGAATGGGAAGCGGCAGGCGATTACGTCGCCGCAGCGCGCGCGCTTCTGCGGACGGCCGATCAACATTGGGTGGATGCGCGCACGGACGAAAGCATGGCAGCGGCGCGCACGGCAGTCGAGCGCCTCGCGCCTCTGCAGCGTCCGGCCGAAGCACTAGAGGCACATCTGTCGCTGGCGCGCTTTGCAATCACGTTGGGCGACGCCGCCACCGCGCATGTTGAGTTGCAAGCGGCGCACGGGCTCGGTGGGTCGCTCGAGATTCCGGCCAACGCCAGTTTTTATGAGATACGCGCCGAAGCCGGCGCCGCGCTCGGGAACTCGGCAACGGCGTTGCTCGACTGTGCGACCGCGTCCCGCCTGGCGCAAGCCGGCCGCAATAGCGAAGCGATCGTCCAGATCGAGAACAACTGCGCGTTGGTCGCGGCCGAACTCGGCGCGATCCCAGCGGCGATCCGGCGCCATGAGATCGCTCTGGCCGAGGCTCGGCGCACAAGCATGCCGTGGCGAATCGCCTACTCGGCGCTCAATTTTGCGCAGACCTTAACGCTGTCGGGCGACCTGCGTCGAGCGCGCACGGTTGCGTGGGAAGCGATCGAAAGTGGCGTCACGACCGCGACGTTTCGCACCAAGGCAGCGGCTGTCGGAATTCCGCTGGCGTTGCTGCTAAACGACCGCCGCCTTCTCGACGCCTGCGCCCGTGACGAAGCGCTCGAGCTTGCGCGCCGTTCGGGCGAGGTGCAACGTATCTCCGCCGTCGGCGCCGCGTTCGCAGAATTACGCTCCGCCCAGGGCGCGCTCGAGGAAGCGCGCCGGATCGTGCGGGATACGATCGCAGCCATCGAGACGATCGGAACGCCGCACCGTTGCGTCGCCCTGGTGCTGCACGTCATCGCGAACGGCGGCCAGGTCGAGCGCGACTGGGCCGGCGCCGCGCTGCAGCGGAGCTGGACGAGGCCGGCGGTACTGCGTGCGTGCCGCCTCATGCTGCATGCCGCCGTCGAGCCGAGCGGTTCGCCTCGCGCGGCCCGTAGCGCTTCGTCGGCGGCGGCGCAGTTCGGACGTCTCGGCTGGAACCTAGCGCGGGCCCGCGCGCTCGAGATGGCCGGAAACGCGGGTAGCGCGTATGCAGCGTATGTAGCGATGGGCGATGTCCGCGACGCCGACCGATTGGCACCGGTCGCGTGCGACGAGAGCAAGTCCCGGGCCGATAGTCTGAGCCCGCGGCAGCGCCAGATCGCCGAACTCGTGGCCGAAGGAGTCACCAATCGCGTCATCGCCCAACGGCTGAATATCAGCGAGCACACCGTCGAACATCATCTGTCGAGCATTTTCGCGCGTTTGGGCCTGCGTTCGCGCGCGGCTTTGGCAGCTCGCGTGGGGAGACTGCCACCGCAATAG
- the crtI gene encoding phytoene desaturase family protein produces MSRRKKALVVGAGVAGLTAAALLAYSGYETTVVERSASPGGRAGRMERDGFSFDLGPTLLFMPDVFRSAFAACGADFDREVPLERVSPNYRLHFVDGRTLTIGSSLPETIDALERFEPGSSGGLLHYLAGCALAYDVSRRHLVGTRMRGVRSLLAPAVLSALVRSGAFRSLRRTAERAFRSGTVAAALSFQTMYLGMSPYASPELYRLLFFTEMGEGIFFPRGGIYMLVRALERLALSCGAKIEYSTTVRGVVEGGRGVRAVTSDRGEIACDVALFSADLPYVYASLLNEPRHRSTGMRHTPSALLIYAALERSYDGVAHHEFLMPADLRATCDDIFARRRFPRDPAIYLAAPSATDASMAPAGEEALYVLVPVPNADGATDWKSQTAEKVDGILKTIERRRFPGLRGRIRWMDVRTPQHFLEELNCSRGSAFGLSHDLLQIGPLRPDTRHRRLRNVYFAGASTRPATGLPLVTLSAMQTVERICEEIPA; encoded by the coding sequence GTGAGCCGACGGAAAAAAGCGTTGGTGGTGGGTGCGGGAGTCGCCGGTTTAACGGCGGCCGCGCTACTGGCTTATTCCGGATACGAAACGACCGTTGTCGAGCGCTCGGCGTCGCCGGGCGGGCGGGCCGGCCGCATGGAGCGGGACGGATTCTCATTCGATCTCGGCCCGACGCTGCTGTTTATGCCCGATGTGTTCCGGTCGGCGTTTGCCGCGTGCGGCGCGGATTTCGACCGCGAGGTCCCGTTGGAACGCGTGTCGCCCAACTATCGATTGCACTTCGTGGACGGCCGCACGCTGACGATCGGATCGTCGCTGCCGGAAACGATCGATGCGCTGGAACGATTCGAGCCCGGAAGCTCCGGCGGTTTGCTGCATTACCTCGCGGGTTGCGCGCTCGCATACGATGTTTCACGCCGGCATCTCGTCGGCACGCGTATGCGCGGCGTCCGAAGCCTGCTCGCACCGGCAGTGCTGTCTGCACTCGTTCGGTCCGGAGCGTTTCGCTCATTGCGACGGACTGCCGAGCGCGCGTTTCGATCCGGTACTGTGGCCGCCGCGTTGTCGTTCCAAACGATGTACCTCGGTATGTCGCCATATGCGTCGCCCGAACTGTATCGCTTGCTGTTCTTCACCGAGATGGGCGAAGGCATATTCTTCCCACGCGGCGGCATCTACATGCTGGTCCGAGCGCTCGAACGTCTGGCGCTTTCGTGCGGTGCCAAAATCGAGTATTCGACGACGGTGCGCGGCGTGGTGGAGGGCGGCCGAGGCGTGCGCGCCGTCACGAGCGACCGCGGAGAGATTGCGTGCGATGTGGCGCTGTTCTCCGCCGACTTGCCCTACGTGTACGCGTCGTTGCTTAACGAACCACGGCATCGATCGACCGGGATGCGTCATACGCCTTCGGCATTGTTGATCTACGCCGCTTTGGAACGCTCGTACGACGGCGTCGCGCATCACGAGTTTTTAATGCCGGCCGACTTGCGCGCGACCTGCGATGATATCTTCGCTCGGCGGCGATTCCCGCGCGACCCGGCGATCTATTTGGCCGCGCCGTCCGCGACGGACGCGTCGATGGCGCCGGCCGGAGAAGAAGCGCTGTACGTCTTGGTGCCGGTCCCTAACGCCGACGGCGCGACGGATTGGAAGTCACAAACCGCCGAGAAGGTCGACGGAATTCTGAAAACGATCGAACGCCGTCGCTTTCCCGGCCTACGCGGGCGAATTCGCTGGATGGACGTGCGCACGCCGCAGCATTTTCTCGAAGAGTTGAACTGCTCTCGGGGTTCGGCGTTCGGGCTGTCCCACGATTTACTACAGATTGGTCCGTTGCGGCCCGACACGCGTCACCGTCGTTTACGTAACGTGTATTTTGCCGGCGCGAGCACGCGGCCCGCGACCGGATTGCCATTGGTAACGTTAAGCGCGATGCAGACGGTCGAGCGTATTTGCGAGGAGATTCCAGCATGA
- a CDS encoding alkaline phosphatase family protein, whose translation MYLRFALCGVLAGAISLSACSANSPSPVPFAGQGNIASPPTSSGSGKIKHVIIIVQENRSVNNLFQGFPGADTVPSGKDSTGQTIQLKPVSLATQYVIDHSAAAMFAACNAPKGDLPGTHCRMNGFNNEESFGGPANPEYVYVPHTDSKPYFDMAHEWTLGTRFFTSQLDESFVSHQYIIAGQAQSSVDLPYGYWGCKGGSSDTVSTLTQKRTYGPQQVACFDYTTLGDELDAAKLTWRFYTSSITGDDGGGEWSAYQAVKHIYNGPDWKNDVITPQKQFLTDVPKGILSNVTWITPTCVDSDHVNCGGGFGPSWVTSLVNVVGESKFWDSTAIFVFWDDWGGLYDPIAPPMEDYDGLGIRTGLLVISPYAKKNYVSKVQYEHGSILKFAEDVFGLPRLSASDTRANSPASDAFDFNQAPRKFVPIAAPKNRKFFLQQIDDGRPPDYE comes from the coding sequence ATGTATTTACGCTTCGCGTTATGCGGCGTGCTGGCCGGGGCAATCTCGTTGAGCGCATGCTCGGCGAACTCTCCATCCCCAGTGCCCTTCGCCGGACAAGGGAACATTGCTTCGCCGCCGACGTCGAGCGGCTCCGGGAAAATCAAACACGTCATCATCATCGTTCAAGAGAACCGCTCGGTGAACAATTTGTTCCAGGGTTTCCCCGGTGCCGATACGGTTCCGTCCGGAAAAGACTCCACGGGACAGACGATCCAGTTGAAGCCGGTCAGCCTGGCGACGCAATACGTTATCGACCATTCCGCAGCGGCGATGTTTGCGGCGTGCAACGCGCCCAAAGGCGATCTCCCCGGAACGCATTGCCGGATGAATGGATTCAATAATGAAGAGTCGTTCGGCGGACCGGCCAACCCCGAATACGTCTACGTGCCGCATACCGATTCGAAGCCGTATTTCGACATGGCGCACGAGTGGACGCTCGGCACGCGCTTCTTTACGTCGCAACTCGACGAAAGCTTCGTCTCGCATCAGTACATCATCGCCGGACAAGCGCAGAGCAGCGTCGATCTTCCCTATGGCTATTGGGGTTGCAAAGGCGGTTCGAGCGACACCGTTAGCACGCTGACCCAAAAACGCACCTACGGACCCCAGCAGGTCGCCTGCTTCGATTATACGACGCTGGGTGACGAGCTGGATGCGGCCAAGCTTACGTGGCGTTTCTACACCAGCTCCATCACCGGCGACGATGGCGGCGGGGAGTGGTCGGCCTATCAGGCAGTCAAACATATCTACAACGGGCCGGATTGGAAAAACGACGTCATCACGCCGCAAAAGCAGTTCTTGACCGACGTCCCCAAAGGCATACTTTCAAACGTCACCTGGATCACGCCGACGTGCGTGGATTCCGATCACGTCAACTGTGGCGGCGGATTCGGACCGTCGTGGGTGACGTCGCTGGTCAACGTGGTGGGCGAGAGTAAGTTTTGGGATTCGACCGCGATCTTCGTCTTCTGGGACGACTGGGGCGGACTCTACGATCCGATTGCCCCGCCGATGGAAGATTACGATGGCTTGGGCATTCGTACCGGACTGCTCGTCATCTCGCCGTACGCCAAGAAGAACTACGTCTCGAAAGTGCAATACGAGCACGGCAGCATCTTGAAGTTTGCCGAAGACGTCTTCGGACTTCCCCGCCTATCGGCGAGCGACACGCGCGCAAACTCGCCCGCGTCTGACGCCTTCGATTTTAATCAGGCGCCGCGCAAGTTCGTTCCGATCGCCGCACCCAAGAACCGCAAGTTCTTCTTGCAGCAGATCGACGATGGACGACCGCCCGACTACGAGTAG
- a CDS encoding alkaline phosphatase family protein produces MQASFGRARQPASIAFALALAACAGSGSGLPSAGTQAPIEAYQANVRPRISGKIQHVVIIIQENRSVDNLFQGLPGADTQSYGYTSKGKKVKLIPRSLADEWDIDHSARSYFQACDGQGSFPGTHCKMDGFNRESLECQGLGPGHCPAGNPQYGYVPHSESKPYFDMAQQYVFGDRMFTSEFDASSFVSHQYIIAGQANSTVDYPTNLWGCDGGKTDVVNTIDQQRVITNNYIPVCMDSQTLGDELDAAKLSWGYYTAGVYGDGNIWNAYQAIKHIRYGPDWKADVIRPQTRFLKDVANGQLRTVSWVTPTCENSDHAGCGSSTGPSWVTSLVNAVGESTYWDSTAIFVFWDEYGGWYDHVPPKKVDYDGLGIRVPLLIVSPYAKKGYVSHVQYEHGSILRFVEDQFGLGRLAASDSRATSPEADCFDFKQKPRAFVPISAPHDESYFLTQALDPRAVDNE; encoded by the coding sequence ATGCAGGCATCGTTCGGCCGCGCGCGGCAGCCGGCAAGCATCGCGTTCGCATTGGCGTTGGCCGCGTGCGCGGGATCCGGCTCCGGCTTGCCGTCGGCCGGAACGCAAGCACCGATCGAGGCGTATCAAGCCAACGTCCGGCCGCGCATAAGCGGTAAAATTCAGCATGTCGTCATTATCATTCAAGAAAATCGCAGCGTCGACAATCTCTTTCAAGGTTTACCCGGCGCCGACACGCAGTCATACGGTTACACGAGCAAAGGGAAAAAGGTCAAGCTGATTCCGAGGTCGCTGGCCGACGAGTGGGACATCGATCACAGCGCGCGATCCTACTTCCAAGCCTGCGACGGTCAGGGATCGTTCCCCGGAACGCATTGTAAGATGGACGGTTTCAATCGCGAATCGCTGGAATGTCAGGGCCTCGGCCCGGGACATTGCCCGGCCGGCAATCCACAATACGGATACGTGCCGCATTCGGAGTCGAAGCCGTATTTCGATATGGCGCAACAGTACGTCTTCGGTGACCGCATGTTTACCTCGGAGTTCGACGCCAGCAGCTTCGTATCGCATCAATACATCATTGCCGGCCAAGCCAACTCGACCGTCGATTATCCGACGAACCTGTGGGGATGCGATGGCGGTAAGACCGACGTGGTCAACACGATCGATCAGCAACGCGTTATCACCAACAACTATATTCCGGTATGTATGGATAGTCAGACGCTCGGCGACGAATTGGATGCAGCGAAGTTGAGCTGGGGCTATTATACGGCCGGCGTGTACGGCGACGGCAATATTTGGAATGCGTATCAAGCCATCAAGCACATACGCTATGGCCCGGATTGGAAAGCCGACGTAATTCGTCCGCAGACGCGCTTCCTGAAGGACGTCGCAAACGGCCAACTCCGAACCGTGAGCTGGGTGACGCCAACGTGCGAGAATTCCGATCACGCCGGTTGCGGCAGCTCGACCGGGCCATCCTGGGTGACGTCGCTTGTGAATGCGGTCGGCGAGAGCACGTATTGGGATTCGACCGCGATCTTCGTCTTTTGGGACGAGTACGGCGGCTGGTACGATCACGTGCCGCCCAAAAAAGTCGACTACGACGGTCTCGGGATCCGCGTGCCCTTGTTGATCGTTTCTCCGTATGCAAAGAAAGGCTACGTGTCGCACGTCCAGTACGAGCACGGCAGCATCTTACGTTTCGTCGAGGATCAGTTCGGTCTCGGGCGATTGGCAGCCAGCGATTCGCGCGCCACGTCGCCCGAGGCCGACTGCTTCGATTTCAAGCAGAAGCCTCGGGCGTTCGTGCCGATTAGCGCTCCGCACGATGAAAGCTACTTTCTAACGCAAGCGCTCGATCCGCGGGCGGTCGACAACGAATAG